In Terriglobia bacterium, the following proteins share a genomic window:
- a CDS encoding protein kinase, which yields MGTVYAGEDINLGRRVALKFLSVELASNAEALERFKLEARTASSLNHPNICTIYEVGESDGEYFIAMELIDGEPLDKYLAHHRADLQEMLDLAIQIADALDAAHSQAIVHRDIKPANIVVTERGQVKVLDFGLAKLVAERRAEKFAAVAVTAANAAEHLTSPGFAVGTTAYMSPEQARGKGLDARSDLFSFGAVLYQMTTGRLPFEGDTAAVIFDGILNRTPVPPRELNPDIPPKLDEIVRTALEKDRDLRYQNAADMRAELKRLKRDTSSGHVRIPSSAVVVAPSSAVLPGARGKRNVLIGAFAAVVLIAGALGAYLWSNRSRGFNLQNMRIAQVTESGNAGASALSPDGRYIVYVLRDGAQESLWVRQVATGSNVQVLAPDQAHYIALSFTPDGNYVMFVRSDKSTLNFRYLYQMPVLGGTPKQLYRDVDSAPTFSPDGQEIAYTRGVLDPLQNVLLIAKIDGSGERELIRRKGFNIGQMPVAWSPDGQNLALVSPETQGNSSRWIVEIVSAKSGAVRELYAASLPLGALTWLPDGSGLLIVGADLQSRRGQIFFLSYPKGELSRFTNDLTNHDTCCLEITRDGNALVALQNTISSDVWVGSADGSDAKQVTSGEALGLGLQWVGDQIMAGTEYGQWSLMNADGSGKTLLNGERDPRFQLSACGDGKHIVYTTWHDGIFGLWRSDVDGSNAKELIPKLAGVAGGGCAPDGKSVFYAVDGVVWRMPIDGGASEKTDLPYTELGFSNDGQLMFSRVQRVEGGNMTSKMVVGPAASPSSIQYSFDAPYGIQSPEFTPDNKALAFMLTRKGATNIWEQPLSGGDPVQLTKFTSGDMFAFAWSKNGKQLAMSRGRRKSDVVMMSNFR from the coding sequence ATGGGGACGGTCTATGCCGGCGAGGATATCAATCTCGGGCGGCGGGTCGCGCTCAAGTTCCTTTCCGTCGAACTGGCGTCCAACGCGGAGGCGCTGGAGCGATTCAAGCTGGAGGCGCGCACCGCGTCGTCGCTCAACCATCCCAACATCTGCACCATTTACGAGGTCGGCGAGTCCGACGGCGAGTACTTCATCGCCATGGAGCTGATCGACGGCGAGCCGCTGGACAAATACCTGGCGCATCATCGGGCGGACTTGCAGGAAATGCTGGACCTCGCCATTCAAATCGCGGACGCCCTGGACGCGGCGCACTCGCAGGCGATCGTGCATCGCGACATCAAGCCGGCCAACATCGTGGTGACGGAGCGCGGACAGGTGAAAGTCCTCGATTTCGGGTTGGCAAAGCTGGTGGCAGAGCGACGTGCCGAGAAATTCGCCGCGGTCGCTGTTACCGCAGCCAACGCCGCCGAGCATCTCACCTCGCCAGGCTTCGCGGTAGGAACCACCGCGTACATGTCCCCCGAGCAAGCGCGCGGCAAAGGGCTCGACGCGCGCAGCGACCTGTTCTCATTCGGCGCCGTGCTCTACCAGATGACCACCGGCCGCCTGCCATTCGAGGGAGATACAGCCGCCGTCATCTTCGATGGCATCCTGAACCGCACGCCCGTCCCGCCGCGCGAATTGAATCCGGACATTCCGCCCAAGCTCGACGAGATCGTTCGCACCGCGCTGGAAAAAGACCGCGACCTGCGCTACCAGAATGCTGCCGACATGCGGGCCGAGCTCAAGCGCCTGAAACGCGACACCAGCTCCGGCCACGTAAGAATTCCCAGCAGCGCGGTTGTGGTAGCGCCATCATCGGCGGTACTGCCCGGAGCGCGCGGCAAGCGCAATGTGTTGATCGGCGCCTTTGCCGCCGTCGTGCTGATTGCCGGCGCTCTCGGCGCATATCTGTGGTCCAATCGCTCGCGCGGCTTCAACCTGCAGAACATGAGGATCGCGCAGGTCACGGAGAGCGGCAACGCCGGCGCCTCGGCGCTTTCTCCCGACGGCCGTTACATTGTCTACGTGTTGCGCGACGGCGCGCAGGAGAGCCTGTGGGTGCGGCAGGTGGCCACCGGCAGCAATGTGCAGGTGCTGGCGCCCGACCAAGCTCACTACATTGCTCTCAGCTTCACGCCCGACGGCAATTACGTGATGTTCGTCCGCTCCGACAAATCAACCCTGAATTTCCGTTACCTGTACCAGATGCCGGTGCTGGGCGGCACGCCGAAGCAGCTCTATCGCGATGTGGACTCCGCGCCGACCTTTTCGCCCGACGGCCAGGAGATTGCCTACACCCGCGGCGTTCTGGATCCGCTGCAGAACGTGCTCCTGATTGCGAAAATCGACGGCAGTGGAGAGCGCGAGTTGATCCGCCGAAAGGGATTCAACATCGGCCAAATGCCGGTGGCGTGGTCACCCGACGGCCAGAATCTGGCGCTCGTCTCGCCGGAGACACAAGGCAATAGCAGCCGATGGATCGTGGAGATCGTCTCCGCTAAGAGCGGCGCGGTGCGCGAACTGTACGCAGCGTCGCTGCCGCTGGGCGCGCTGACATGGCTGCCGGACGGCTCGGGTCTGCTGATAGTTGGCGCCGACCTGCAAAGCCGGCGAGGGCAGATATTTTTCTTGAGCTATCCCAAGGGAGAGCTCAGCCGTTTCACCAACGATCTTACCAACCACGATACTTGCTGCCTGGAAATTACCCGTGACGGCAACGCGCTGGTCGCGCTGCAGAACACGATCTCGAGCGACGTCTGGGTAGGCAGCGCCGATGGCTCGGACGCCAAGCAGGTCACCTCAGGCGAGGCGCTCGGTCTCGGTCTCCAATGGGTCGGCGACCAGATCATGGCCGGAACCGAGTACGGCCAGTGGTCGCTGATGAATGCCGACGGCAGCGGGAAAACGTTGCTGAACGGGGAGCGCGATCCCCGGTTCCAACTCAGCGCCTGCGGCGATGGCAAACACATCGTCTACACCACATGGCATGATGGAATTTTTGGGCTTTGGCGCAGCGATGTAGACGGTTCCAATGCCAAAGAGCTGATTCCGAAGTTGGCGGGCGTCGCCGGCGGAGGATGCGCGCCCGACGGGAAGTCGGTCTTTTATGCCGTCGACGGCGTGGTGTGGCGAATGCCGATTGACGGCGGCGCGTCCGAAAAAACCGATCTGCCGTATACGGAACTGGGGTTTTCCAATGACGGCCAGCTTATGTTTTCGCGAGTGCAGCGGGTGGAAGGCGGGAACATGACGAGCAAAATGGTCGTCGGACCGGCCGCTTCACCCTCCTCCATTCAATACAGTTTTGACGCGCCCTACGGCATACAATCGCCGGAATTCACTCCCGACAACAAGGCCCTCGCCTTCATGCTGACCCGTAAGGGCGCAACCAACATCTGGGAGCAGCCGCTCTCCGGCGGCGACCCGGTGCAGCTGACCAAGTTCACCAGCGGCGACATGTTCGCCTTTGCCTGGTCCAAAAACGGCAAGCAACTCGCCATGTCGCGAGGACGGCGGAAGTCCGATGTGGTGATGATGAGCAATTTCCGCTGA